A single genomic interval of Spirosoma linguale DSM 74 harbors:
- a CDS encoding glycoside hydrolase family 16 (PFAM: glycoside hydrolase family 16~KEGG: hch:HCH_04792 beta-glucanase/beta-glucan synthetase) gives MKFLPFQNCVPTLASCALSTLLLVGCATNFESIQPEPVSIGSSANARKAAVATVDNTVSVTSICGYDYTAATESSLTAAGWRKTFEDNFNVSPTNPANTNWNVWVGGSFNTELQMYTASPTNLTVTQDPDNTANSLLQIKAIKEQVTGPKYRQDVDATPKNFDFTSARIESKPMFTPNGPNGQVRMVARIKLPSGYGMWPAFWSYGDNWPTNGEIDILEARGNEPNKYQTNYIYGTQADQNLAGNVGTFLTTSTSLTDCWHVYELIWTRKALTFVLDGQVVDTKTGGYVSNLAGKLEKLTLNQAVGGDFFYAPTASQIPLNAGEGIMQVDWVRVYVK, from the coding sequence ATGAAATTTTTACCTTTCCAAAATTGTGTACCTACACTAGCGTCATGTGCACTTTCCACCTTATTACTTGTCGGCTGCGCTACAAATTTTGAGTCAATACAACCCGAACCCGTATCTATCGGCTCTTCAGCTAATGCTCGTAAAGCGGCTGTAGCCACTGTCGATAATACAGTCTCTGTAACGAGCATATGCGGGTACGATTACACAGCCGCTACAGAATCGAGTCTGACAGCTGCCGGCTGGAGAAAAACCTTCGAAGACAACTTTAATGTAAGCCCCACCAATCCGGCCAATACAAACTGGAACGTCTGGGTTGGAGGGTCTTTCAATACGGAGCTACAGATGTACACAGCCAGCCCCACTAACCTGACCGTTACCCAGGACCCCGATAACACGGCTAACAGCCTGCTTCAGATTAAAGCGATAAAAGAACAGGTGACCGGGCCTAAGTACCGTCAGGATGTTGATGCAACCCCTAAAAACTTTGACTTTACGTCGGCCCGCATTGAGTCGAAACCCATGTTTACGCCTAACGGCCCGAATGGTCAGGTACGGATGGTAGCACGCATAAAGCTGCCAAGTGGCTACGGTATGTGGCCTGCTTTCTGGTCCTATGGCGACAACTGGCCGACTAACGGTGAGATCGACATTCTCGAAGCACGCGGCAATGAGCCTAACAAATACCAGACAAACTATATATATGGTACGCAGGCTGACCAGAACCTGGCCGGAAACGTGGGTACCTTCCTGACAACGTCAACCAGCCTGACGGACTGCTGGCACGTTTATGAACTTATCTGGACCAGAAAGGCACTTACATTCGTACTCGATGGCCAGGTGGTTGACACCAAAACCGGAGGCTACGTGTCTAATCTTGCCGGAAAGCTCGAAAAACTCACGTTGAATCAGGCTGTAGGTGGCGACTTCTTTTATGCGCCAACAGCCAGCCAGATTCCCCTCAACGCTGGTGAAGGCATTATGCAGGTGGATTGGGTAAGAGTATACGTTAAGTAA
- a CDS encoding response regulator receiver protein (PFAM: response regulator receiver~SMART: response regulator receiver~KEGG: gbm:Gbem_0149 response regulator receiver protein), with protein sequence MYETYLSRAPTVSQPEGQEVNRQVKTPRPTILVIEDNADEWFLIRWALLQHFPISQVIWISEPTRVMHYLNKCVQREIDLPRLILVDLYLPTAQSGLNVLQKIKRHAAYRTIPTIIISSSNNPDDIESALTHSSNSYIIKPFTYDEWRERFSMLRPYWTE encoded by the coding sequence GTGTACGAAACGTACCTGTCACGAGCCCCTACGGTATCCCAGCCTGAAGGCCAGGAGGTCAACAGGCAGGTTAAAACGCCTAGACCAACAATTCTTGTTATCGAGGATAATGCGGATGAGTGGTTCCTGATTCGATGGGCATTGCTTCAGCACTTTCCCATCTCGCAGGTGATCTGGATTTCTGAACCTACCCGGGTGATGCATTACCTAAACAAATGCGTTCAGCGTGAAATCGACTTACCCCGCTTAATTTTGGTGGACTTATACCTGCCTACTGCACAATCGGGCCTCAATGTTCTGCAAAAGATCAAGCGGCACGCGGCCTACAGAACTATCCCTACGATTATCATTAGCAGTTCCAATAACCCCGACGATATTGAGAGTGCGCTTACTCATTCCAGCAACTCGTACATTATCAAACCCTTTACGTACGACGAATGGCGGGAGCGGTTTTCCATGCTTCGGCCCTACTGGACCGAGTGA
- a CDS encoding putative integral membrane protein; putative sugar permease (KEGG: ecz:ECS88_4904 putative integral membrane protein; putative sugar permease), whose protein sequence is MFITSHPTVAIGLCLFTMLCWGSWANAQKYVTQSSPLYVFYRDYVYGILLASLLIGFTLGSFGEQGRSLIADLQQARVSSLLIALAAGVVFNIGNMLLTVGISIAGISIAMPVGTGLSLAIGLVVNYLAEPKGSIPLLVVGAVAILVAMVFSALAYRTKQGQEDAGASSANNRGIWIALAGGLVAGFFFRITAESLVPDLESPESGLLTPYTSLLLFAVGVNLSNPLIEYLVRRFLQTDEQDQPSYPQTPFKAHLAGLGGGVIWGLGMITLLLGTGQAGDAVSYGLSQGATIVSVLWGLFVWHEFKDAPPKANRYLWLMGTTYVVGLVLIVLARA, encoded by the coding sequence ATGTTTATCACCAGCCACCCAACGGTAGCCATTGGCCTTTGTCTGTTTACCATGCTTTGCTGGGGTTCCTGGGCCAATGCACAGAAATACGTTACCCAATCGTCGCCATTGTATGTGTTTTATCGAGACTACGTCTACGGTATTCTCCTGGCATCGTTGCTGATTGGGTTTACGCTGGGCAGCTTTGGCGAACAGGGCCGCTCCCTGATAGCAGATCTACAGCAGGCCCGAGTGAGTAGTTTGCTGATTGCGCTGGCGGCTGGTGTGGTGTTTAACATCGGCAATATGCTGCTGACAGTTGGCATCAGTATAGCCGGTATTTCTATTGCCATGCCCGTGGGTACGGGCTTATCCCTTGCCATTGGACTCGTTGTCAATTACCTGGCTGAGCCTAAAGGAAGCATTCCGCTGCTGGTGGTAGGTGCAGTCGCCATTCTGGTTGCCATGGTATTCAGCGCGCTGGCCTATCGAACCAAACAGGGGCAGGAAGATGCCGGTGCGTCATCGGCTAATAATCGTGGCATCTGGATTGCGCTGGCTGGCGGACTGGTGGCGGGTTTTTTCTTCCGCATCACGGCCGAGTCGCTGGTTCCCGATCTGGAAAGCCCCGAGTCAGGGTTGTTAACGCCCTACACGAGTCTGCTACTGTTTGCCGTGGGCGTCAATCTGAGCAATCCATTGATAGAGTACCTGGTCCGGCGATTTTTGCAAACCGACGAACAAGATCAGCCTTCGTACCCCCAAACGCCGTTCAAGGCACACCTGGCTGGTTTGGGCGGGGGCGTAATCTGGGGACTGGGCATGATCACACTGCTGCTGGGCACCGGTCAGGCGGGTGATGCCGTGTCGTATGGCCTCAGCCAGGGTGCTACTATTGTATCTGTCCTTTGGGGGCTGTTTGTCTGGCATGAGTTTAAGGATGCCCCGCCTAAGGCCAACCGCTACCTCTGGCTAATGGGTACCACTTACGTGGTAGGTCTGGTGCTTATTGTGCTGGCCCGGGCGTAG
- a CDS encoding conserved hypothetical protein (PFAM: conserved hypothetical protein~KEGG: mxa:MXAN_3446 acyltransferase family protein), which yields MERNNQIDFFRGFLLILITINHFVSETNIIIRLTRESIGWVEGASGFVYLSGFTVGLVYTNKFIKKGANEIERAALKRSWLIYKFHIGVFFVSLLAVFTLTTVRSHWEPFYGTMLANPVAASILALVFLYQPANMDILPMYAVFLLFVPWIITHLQNHSKGYFAVLLISSIVYVVGTFELLLLNYYRYSWSRWVDPGYFNMLSWQLIFVVGIILGNLSYKKKLGDLLDKPYIVWGALVVAVSLFLIKNLLGLHLIEITGYDINFWNAKKYLRPLRLINVAAVFILIRWLMVKNPTWFQYKPVAYLGKNSLEVFAFHIILVLLFSPFNAYLTSLSAYRVFGGYYFYPLETLLTCTVVASLYLAPALWNITTRYYQEVKIAASKQMNKLIQPKHTEV from the coding sequence ATGGAACGAAATAATCAGATTGATTTTTTTAGAGGTTTTTTGTTGATATTAATAACGATTAACCACTTTGTATCGGAAACTAATATTATTATTCGTCTTACCAGAGAATCAATTGGTTGGGTAGAGGGTGCATCCGGGTTTGTGTATTTGTCGGGGTTTACGGTTGGGCTAGTCTATACAAACAAGTTTATAAAAAAAGGAGCAAACGAAATAGAACGCGCTGCACTGAAACGATCTTGGCTTATCTACAAATTTCACATCGGTGTCTTTTTTGTTAGTTTACTGGCTGTATTTACACTAACAACCGTTAGAAGCCACTGGGAGCCTTTTTATGGGACAATGCTGGCAAACCCCGTAGCCGCATCCATCTTGGCACTGGTTTTCCTCTACCAGCCAGCTAATATGGATATTTTGCCCATGTACGCCGTTTTTCTACTTTTTGTGCCCTGGATTATCACCCATTTGCAGAATCATTCTAAAGGGTATTTCGCAGTCTTATTAATATCGTCAATTGTCTATGTAGTCGGAACGTTTGAACTTCTCTTACTAAATTATTACCGGTATAGCTGGAGTAGATGGGTTGATCCAGGCTATTTTAACATGCTTTCCTGGCAGCTTATATTTGTTGTAGGAATTATTTTGGGTAACCTGTCGTACAAGAAAAAACTGGGTGATTTGCTTGATAAACCATACATCGTATGGGGTGCGCTAGTTGTTGCTGTTTCCCTTTTTCTAATCAAAAATCTCCTGGGGCTCCACCTGATCGAAATTACGGGTTACGACATAAACTTCTGGAACGCAAAAAAATATCTCCGTCCACTGCGGTTAATTAACGTTGCCGCTGTCTTTATTCTGATTCGCTGGTTGATGGTAAAAAACCCTACCTGGTTTCAGTATAAACCCGTCGCTTATCTTGGAAAAAATTCGCTGGAGGTTTTCGCCTTTCATATTATCCTGGTGTTACTTTTTTCGCCGTTCAACGCTTATCTTACCAGTCTCAGCGCGTACCGTGTGTTTGGCGGTTATTACTTTTATCCGCTGGAAACATTATTGACCTGCACCGTAGTGGCTTCGCTTTATCTGGCACCTGCGTTATGGAATATCACGACACGCTATTATCAGGAAGTAAAAATAGCTGCCTCTAAACAAATGAATAAACTAATCCAGCCTAAGCATACGGAAGTGTAA
- a CDS encoding hypothetical protein (KEGG: mxa:MXAN_0821 TonB family protein), which yields MKLPLLFVAFLLPFYCHAQLTQTLRGRVVDNESKYPLVGATIQIVDQSLGNVSDTAGAYRIPKVPVGRRTVRVTLVGYKDVLLNNIIIDAGRETILDVELEESVQQLSSVTVRAQRTGEARNDMAVVSARQFTVDEADRYAGSRGEPARMASNFAGVQGADDSRNDIVIRGNSPQGVLWRLEGVSIPNPNHFAIAGTSGGPVSIINNRYLANSDFFTGAFPAEFGNTVAGVFDLKLRNGNNEKHERTVQFGFLGTEAMVEGPLSRKSSGKSMSGASYMASFRYANLGLFNKIGLDIGTQAVPSYQDGFFRLNFPLTTRSGAPAGSIALWALGGTSTVDILVSQQKADDRNIFGQNDRDQYYTSRMGVAGLTYTRPVSKQTFWKTTLAVSGNVQDANHDYLFLRKDGGGNPIVQNSRFVVDSLRPILDYRFKEVRYTLSSFVNHKTGTRSTLKVGLNTDVYNFSAFDSVRTFEPPTSTRFTGWQTRWDANETFALLQPYASYRTRLTSNLTLTAGLNALFLTLNAKSSSPVEPRLGLSYDLPNRQKLSVAIGLHSQMQPTYTYFYKTPNLASSAYPAPLVEENRAVGLTKSWHYVASYNRLLGQNMRLLLETYYQRLFNVPVERVASSFSMLNTGAAFSRIFPGALVNTGVGQNYGVELTLEKFFSDNYYFLVTGSLFDAKYKGSDNVWRNTDFNGRYAFNALFAKEIPFKRSSLNVGAKFTATGGRWYGPVDEAASRRNQEIVFASATRNSLQFAPYRRFDIKIDYKINRQRLTHTIAVDFVNVLGIKNLLSLSYAPQPDGTFVKQEYQLGFLPVFYYRVNF from the coding sequence ATGAAACTACCTCTTCTTTTTGTTGCCTTCCTTCTCCCTTTTTACTGCCACGCCCAGCTTACCCAGACGCTCCGGGGCCGGGTAGTCGACAACGAATCCAAGTACCCGCTCGTGGGCGCAACCATTCAGATAGTTGATCAGTCGTTAGGCAACGTCAGCGACACCGCCGGTGCATACCGCATTCCCAAAGTCCCCGTTGGCCGACGAACGGTGCGCGTTACGCTGGTGGGGTATAAAGATGTACTGCTCAACAACATCATTATCGATGCGGGTCGCGAAACCATTCTGGATGTCGAGCTGGAAGAAAGCGTTCAGCAGTTGAGTTCCGTAACGGTTCGGGCGCAGCGCACGGGCGAGGCCCGCAACGACATGGCCGTAGTGTCGGCCCGGCAGTTTACCGTCGATGAAGCCGACCGGTACGCTGGTAGCCGGGGCGAACCCGCCCGTATGGCGTCTAACTTTGCCGGGGTGCAGGGAGCCGACGATTCGCGAAACGACATCGTGATCCGGGGCAACTCCCCGCAGGGCGTACTCTGGCGGCTGGAGGGCGTCAGCATTCCCAACCCCAACCACTTCGCCATTGCCGGCACTTCGGGCGGGCCGGTGAGCATCATCAATAACCGGTATCTGGCCAACTCCGACTTTTTTACGGGCGCCTTCCCCGCCGAATTCGGCAATACGGTGGCCGGGGTATTTGACCTTAAACTCCGTAACGGCAACAACGAAAAGCACGAAAGAACAGTACAGTTCGGCTTTTTAGGTACCGAAGCGATGGTCGAAGGCCCCCTGTCCCGTAAGTCGTCCGGCAAGTCCATGTCGGGAGCTTCGTACATGGCCTCGTTCCGGTACGCCAATCTGGGTCTTTTCAATAAAATCGGGCTGGACATCGGCACCCAGGCGGTGCCTTCGTATCAGGATGGCTTCTTCCGGCTTAATTTCCCGCTGACAACCCGCAGTGGAGCCCCCGCCGGGAGTATTGCGCTCTGGGCACTGGGCGGCACCAGTACGGTCGATATTCTGGTGAGCCAGCAGAAAGCCGACGACCGCAATATTTTCGGGCAGAACGACCGCGATCAGTACTACACCTCGCGCATGGGCGTGGCGGGTCTGACCTACACCCGCCCGGTCAGCAAACAGACCTTCTGGAAGACCACACTGGCCGTTTCGGGCAATGTACAGGATGCCAACCACGACTACCTCTTCTTACGAAAAGATGGTGGTGGTAACCCCATTGTGCAGAACAGCCGGTTTGTGGTCGACTCCCTGCGTCCCATTCTGGACTACCGTTTTAAGGAAGTTCGCTATACGCTCTCGTCTTTTGTGAACCATAAGACCGGCACTCGCAGTACGCTTAAAGTGGGCCTGAACACCGACGTCTACAATTTCTCGGCCTTCGATAGTGTGCGGACTTTCGAGCCGCCCACCTCTACGCGCTTTACGGGCTGGCAAACACGTTGGGACGCCAACGAGACGTTTGCGCTGCTGCAACCCTACGCCAGTTACCGCACCCGCCTAACCAGCAATCTTACCCTCACGGCCGGATTAAACGCCCTGTTCCTGACCCTGAATGCCAAAAGTTCGTCGCCCGTTGAACCCCGCCTGGGCCTGAGTTATGACCTGCCCAACCGCCAGAAACTGAGCGTTGCAATTGGCCTGCACAGCCAGATGCAACCCACCTACACGTATTTTTACAAAACGCCAAACCTGGCCTCATCGGCTTATCCGGCCCCACTGGTGGAAGAAAACCGGGCGGTAGGGCTGACCAAAAGCTGGCATTATGTGGCGAGTTATAACCGCCTGCTGGGCCAGAATATGCGGCTGCTGCTCGAAACGTATTACCAGCGGTTGTTCAATGTGCCCGTTGAGCGGGTAGCATCGTCGTTCTCTATGCTGAACACCGGCGCGGCTTTCTCCCGCATCTTCCCCGGTGCGCTGGTCAACACGGGCGTCGGGCAAAACTACGGAGTAGAGCTAACGCTGGAGAAGTTTTTCAGCGACAACTACTACTTTCTGGTAACGGGTTCGCTGTTCGATGCCAAATACAAAGGGTCGGACAACGTCTGGCGCAATACCGACTTCAATGGCCGATACGCATTCAACGCCCTGTTTGCCAAAGAGATACCCTTCAAGCGATCCAGCCTGAACGTGGGCGCTAAATTTACCGCTACCGGCGGACGCTGGTATGGTCCCGTCGATGAGGCTGCTTCCCGCCGAAATCAGGAGATCGTCTTTGCCAGTGCCACGCGCAACAGCCTGCAGTTTGCCCCCTACCGCCGGTTCGACATCAAGATCGACTATAAGATCAACCGACAGCGGCTTACGCATACCATCGCCGTCGACTTCGTGAATGTACTGGGCATTAAAAATCTGCTGTCCCTCAGCTATGCGCCCCAGCCCGACGGTACCTTTGTGAAGCAGGAGTACCAGCTTGGCTTCCTGCCCGTATTCTACTACCGCGTAAACTTCTGA
- a CDS encoding Sarcosine oxidase (PFAM: FAD dependent oxidoreductase~KEGG: met:M446_0118 sarcosine oxidase), with amino-acid sequence MIFDAIVVGLGAMGSATLYQLAKQTPNVLGLDQFAPPHTLGSTHGDTRITRQAIGEGAHFVPLALRSYDIWRELEQRTGEELLTITGGLFIGQEHSPVQMHNKPGWLSTTIRAAEQFGIAHRLLDHAALRREFPQFRYRPDDIGYYEEEAGFLKPERCISVQLEQARQYGASVRTNERMVAFDATKTGITVRTEQGVYQTRKLILTTGSWITESLRHTPYQELLTVYRQVLYWFAIEGNYTQYTPDKLPVFILSERDLYGFPAVGGPAGGLKIATETYAHATSPQVVDRTVSEAETRRMYEEHIAPNFVGVGPACVKSVVCLYTMTPNGDFIIDQHPDHPDVLLASACSGHGFKHSAAVGQILAELTLQNRTGFSIEPFQLGHSR; translated from the coding sequence ATGATCTTTGATGCGATTGTTGTTGGATTAGGCGCTATGGGCAGTGCCACCCTCTACCAGCTTGCCAAACAGACCCCCAATGTGCTCGGCCTCGATCAGTTTGCGCCCCCGCACACCCTGGGCTCTACGCACGGCGACACCCGCATTACCCGCCAGGCCATTGGCGAAGGAGCCCACTTCGTACCGCTGGCCCTTCGCTCCTACGACATCTGGCGCGAACTCGAACAGCGCACCGGCGAGGAATTACTAACCATTACGGGTGGGCTGTTTATCGGGCAGGAACACTCGCCCGTTCAGATGCACAATAAGCCCGGCTGGCTCAGCACCACCATTCGGGCCGCCGAACAATTTGGTATCGCCCATCGGCTGCTGGATCATGCAGCCCTTCGGCGCGAATTTCCGCAGTTCAGATATCGCCCCGACGATATTGGGTATTATGAAGAAGAAGCCGGTTTTTTGAAGCCGGAGCGATGCATTTCGGTTCAGTTGGAACAGGCCCGGCAGTATGGGGCGTCTGTCCGGACCAACGAACGGATGGTAGCTTTTGACGCCACGAAGACGGGTATTACCGTTCGGACGGAACAGGGCGTTTACCAGACCCGAAAGCTGATTTTGACCACCGGGTCTTGGATTACGGAGTCGCTGCGCCATACGCCCTATCAGGAGTTGCTTACCGTATACCGTCAGGTGCTGTACTGGTTCGCTATTGAGGGCAACTATACACAGTATACGCCGGATAAGCTACCGGTATTTATTCTGAGCGAGCGAGACCTGTACGGATTCCCGGCGGTGGGCGGTCCCGCTGGTGGTTTGAAAATTGCCACCGAAACCTACGCCCACGCAACGAGTCCGCAGGTTGTAGACCGCACCGTCAGCGAAGCCGAAACACGACGCATGTACGAAGAGCACATTGCGCCCAACTTCGTGGGGGTCGGTCCGGCCTGTGTCAAGTCCGTTGTATGCTTGTATACGATGACACCAAACGGCGATTTTATCATCGACCAGCATCCAGACCATCCCGATGTACTGCTGGCTTCGGCCTGTTCGGGGCACGGTTTCAAACATTCGGCGGCCGTTGGGCAGATTCTGGCTGAATTAACCCTTCAGAACAGGACCGGCTTTTCGATCGAGCCTTTCCAGCTAGGCCATTCGCGTTAG